The Xylocopa sonorina isolate GNS202 chromosome 17, iyXylSono1_principal, whole genome shotgun sequence DNA segment ACGCAGGTGTCACGACTGCCTCctgctcgctaggaattaggttGTGTTTCcgtatgttttttttttacccACTTTGTTAGAAACATTTACACACATTTCCACGAGAATTTCGCGTACCACTGAGGAGCCATGGCGGATTACTTGGACGCGGAAGCGGAGGAAAGCGAGGTAAGTACGGTGAACCCGTTTCGAGGGTGGAAATAGTAGGATGCAAGCGGAACTTCGCATAACCTAACGTCTCACGTTTCAGGAGGAGGAAGAACTTGATGTTAACGAGAGGAAGAAGCTTAAACGATTGAAAGCTATGGAAGAgagcgacgacgaggacgaagaCGATGGTACGAGAGTAGAATGGAAGCGTTTAGTTATTGCTCTTTCGATGCTCCCTATTTTTAGACTTGTAGTTTGTCGATGGTTTTAGAGGGTATTGCTTTAGATTGCCTCGCTGGAGATTCGTGCAATGTTGTAAATCAATACGCTCTAAACATACCTTTACAATCGATTAGTAAAACCTTGACCCACCTTTGTAATGTAACTACGAGCAGATCAGTGTTATTCGAGGACGTTATCTAgcgcatattttatattttcgcTACTTAGAGGATGAAGGAGAAGTTCCTGGGTTTATCGATGATAACCCGATTGACAATGACGATAACGATGGCGAAGACAGTGATGGATCTGATGATTCCAGAAAACGCAAAAAAAGCGACGATGAAGATTTCGATGATCGGTTAGAGGATGAAGATTATGATTTATTGGAAGAGAATTTAGGAGTAAAAGTTGAAAGGGTATATAGAGCTTTGTAGAATAAAGTATCCGAGATTTATTCATCCGTTTTCTAAACATCTTTTAACTTAATGTTCCTTAGAAACGGCGTTTTAAGCGTTTACGTAGAATGCAAGATGAAGAATCGGAAGGAGAAGAGGAAAAGGAAGCAGACGATGAGAGAGATGCTATTGCTAACGAGCTGTTCCAAGGCTCTGGGGAAGTAGGTGTTTAAGTTAAACTTTATGCGATTCGATAGGACATTTGCTAGGTCTATCTTTTTATAGGAAGACGAAGAGAGAAGTGAAATCAGTCATAGAGGTGAAACTGAAGCATTTGACGAAGACGAAAGCGAAGACGAAGACGATTTCATTGTGGATGGAGACGGATTACCTATAACtggaaagagaaagaagaagaaacataTATTTTCTGACGCGtaagaatataaaaataaagcGTTAAGTTTACTTATTACACGGCGCAACATAACGTAACTTATACGTCACCGTTACAGTGCCTTGCAAGAAGCTCAAGATATTTTTGGTATCGACTTTGACTATGACGAGTTTGGGAAGTACGGAGAAGACGAgttcgaagaagaagaagaagaggacgaAGAAGACGAGTATCTTCACGACGAGGTAGAAGATCGTCCACgaagatctaaaaagcatttcaAGAAAAGGAGTACAAAGAAAAGCATTTTTGAAATATACGAACCTAGTGAACTTATACGCGGCCATTTTACTGATATCGACAACGAGGTAGGTGTTAGAAAACGGGCTTATCTGATTTTCTAGGAGCATTTAAATTATCGTATTGTAACTTGTCGCAGATTCGTACTACAGACATTCCTGAACGCATGCAACTTCGTACTGTTCCCATTACACCAACGGCAGAAGGCTCTGACGAATTAGACTTGGAGGCAGAGTGGATATACAAACAGGCATTCTGTCAGCCGACAATTTCGATACAGGATGCCCACTTGAACGAAGAAGCCAAAGAAAGAGCTAAAAAGGGCCCGCAAACGGTCGGGAAAATAAAGAAAGCTTTAGATTTTATGCGCAACCAAAACTTCGAGGTGCCGTTCATATCGTTTtatagaaaggaatacgtgttACCGGAATTGAACATCAACGATTTATGGAAAATTTATAAATTCGACGCGAAGTGGTCCCACCTTAAACAAAGAAAGGagaatttattaaaattgttCGAAAGAATGAGAAACTTTCAATTGGACGAAATAATGAAAAATCCTGACGCACCGTTACCAGATAACGTACGAGTCATTAAAGACGACGACATCGAACGACTTAGAAATGCCCAGACTTTCGAAGAACTGAACGACATTTATCGGCATTTCATGTTGCATTATAGCCAGGATGTAACAGCCATGCAGGAAAATTTGcgtaaaaaagagaaagaaatgcGAAAGAAAGCTAACTTGGAGAAGAGGAAACAGCAAATTGCGGAAGCTGAAGAAAATGGAAGGGACCCGCCGGAAGATATTGGTGACGCGGAGGACGAGGAAGAGGAAGTAGACGAAACATTAAAGCAGCCAGTCAGAAAAGGCCCTTATTACATTTGCAAGAGGGCTGGTTTGGACGGACTGGCTAAAAAATTTGGCCTCTCTCCAGAACATTTTGCTGAAAATCTTCGAGATAACTATCAACGTCACGAAGTGGATCAAGACCCTACAGAACCTTCAGTGGTGGCAAATGACTTTTGCTCAGCTGTTTTTAATACAAGCGACGAAGTGCTTAAAGCCGCGCAATTGATGGTCGCGATACAATTAGCGCACGAACCTTTAGTACGTAAATGTGTTAGAGAAATGTACATGGAGAGGGCCAAGATAAGCGTGACACCGACTAAAAAGGGAATGAAAGAGATAGACGAAGGTCACGTTATTTACGGATTGAAGTATATCAAAGATAAGCCTGTACGAGATCTTGTAGGGGATCAATTTTTGAAATTAATTATAGCGGAAGAAGACAAATTAATTACGCTTTCCTTCAGCGACACGATCGAAGGGAATACTACTAACAATTACATCGATGAAGCGAAGCAATTATACTATAGAGATGAATTTAGCAAAAGTGTGCAGGATTGGAATGGATTGAGGACTGGTAGCGTTGAAATAGCTTTAGGCCGTATTATCATACCGCAACTGAAGAAAGAATTACGGTCTAATCTTTTGATGGAGGCAAAGGAGTGCGTAATGAAGGCTTGTTGCCGTAAAATGTATAACTGGATTAAAATCGCACCGTACACGTGCGAGTTTCCTAAGGAGAACGACGAGGACTGGAATACCAGTAAAGGAATCCGCGTGATGGGTTTAGCCTACGTACCCGATCCATCCCAAGCCGCTTTTACTTGTATAATTTCTCCTGACGGCGAGTGCACCGATTACCTCAGATTGCCGCATTTATTGAAACGTAAGAACAGTTTCAGAGAGAACGAGAAGATGATGAAAGAAGCTGATCTGTTGGCGATCAACAATTTTATCGCGACAAAAAAGCCGCACGTAATCGTGATCAGCGGTGAATCCAGAGAAGCGTTGATGATAGCTGCGGACATAAAGGAATGTATATCGACCCTTGCGAAGGAGGAACAATTCCCTACGATCCAAGTGGAGATATGCGACAACGAACTTGCTAAAGTCTACGCGAACAGCAACAGAGGTGTAGCAGAATTTCGAGACTATCCAGATTTATTGCGACAAGCTATATCGTTAGCGAGAAGGATACAAGACCCCTTGCTGGAGTTCTCTCAGTTGTGCACCATAGACGAGGAATTTCTGTGCCTTAAGTATCATCCGCTGCAGGATCAACTCTCCAAGGAGGATCTTATAGAGAATTTAAACTTAGAATTTATAAATCGTATAAACGAAGTGGGGGTAGATTTAAATAGAGCGGTGGAGCAGCCTTACACGGCGAACTTAGTACAATTCGTCTGCGGTCTGGGTCCTAGGAAGGGGCAGGCGTTGATCAAAATTCTGAAGCAGACTAACCAGAGACTAGAGAATAGAACGCAGCTTATAACAGCCTGTCATATGGGACCTAAGGTGTTCGTTAACTGCGCTGGTTTTATAAAGATAGACACAAATAGTTTAGGGGACAGTACAGAGGCGTACGTGGAAGTGCTGGATGGTTCACGCGTACATCCAGAGACGTACGAATGGGCCAGAAAGATGGCTGTCGACGCTTTAGAATACGACGACGAAGATGCGAATCCAGCTGGCGCTCTGGAGGAGATCCTTGAATCACCGGAAAGACTGAAAGATTTAGATTTAGACGCGTTCGCGGAGGAGCTAGAGAGGCAGGGTTTTGGAAACAAGTGCATTACTCTTTACGATATAAGAGCTGAACTAAACTGTCGATACAAAGATCTTCGTATACCTTATCAGTCTCCAAACTCGGAGAAGCTGTTCGATATTCTGACAAAGGAGACCCCGGAGACATTCTACGTTGGTAAACTAGTATTGGCGACAGTCATTGGAATAAGTCATAGGAAACCGCAAGGAGATCAATTGGATCAGGCGAACCCTGTTCGAAACGATGAGACTGGATTGTGGCAGTGTCCGTTTTGCTTGAAAAATGATTTCCCAGAACTGTCCGAGGTGTGGAACCACTTCGACGCTGGCGCCTGTCCAGGGAAAGCAACAGGAGTTCGTTTAAGACTGGACAATGGAGTGTCCGGCTATGTACACGTTAAAAATCTGTCTGACAAACACGTTGCTAATCCAGAAGAGAGAGTACGCGCTGGCCAAGTGATTCATTGTCGTATAATAAAGATCGAGGTGGAACGATTCAGCGTGGAATGTACAAGCAAAACGAGCGATCTTCTCGACAAAAATCATGAATGGCGGTAAGCGAATCGCAAGTTAAAGTATTGCGAGATCGAATGAGAAATGCATGAAGTTCACGAGGAGTATAAAACGTTCGCTttcggaagtgtagcattcataAGAACAAGTCTTGTAGCTGAATGCATTTTTCTTACTTTTCTTATGCCTAGCAGAGTTGTGTTTGCAATAACATCTTGCACGTTTTATTTCTAGGCCACAGCGGGACGTTTATTATGACACGGAGGCCGAGGAAAAAGATATGAAAACAGAAGAGGAGACTAAGAAAATGCAGCAGCGG contains these protein-coding regions:
- the LOC143431325 gene encoding transcription elongation factor SPT6, which produces MADYLDAEAEESEEEEELDVNERKKLKRLKAMEESDDEDEDDEDEGEVPGFIDDNPIDNDDNDGEDSDGSDDSRKRKKSDDEDFDDRLEDEDYDLLEENLGVKVERKRRFKRLRRMQDEESEGEEEKEADDERDAIANELFQGSGEEDEERSEISHRGETEAFDEDESEDEDDFIVDGDGLPITGKRKKKKHIFSDAALQEAQDIFGIDFDYDEFGKYGEDEFEEEEEEDEEDEYLHDEVEDRPRRSKKHFKKRSTKKSIFEIYEPSELIRGHFTDIDNEIRTTDIPERMQLRTVPITPTAEGSDELDLEAEWIYKQAFCQPTISIQDAHLNEEAKERAKKGPQTVGKIKKALDFMRNQNFEVPFISFYRKEYVLPELNINDLWKIYKFDAKWSHLKQRKENLLKLFERMRNFQLDEIMKNPDAPLPDNVRVIKDDDIERLRNAQTFEELNDIYRHFMLHYSQDVTAMQENLRKKEKEMRKKANLEKRKQQIAEAEENGRDPPEDIGDAEDEEEEVDETLKQPVRKGPYYICKRAGLDGLAKKFGLSPEHFAENLRDNYQRHEVDQDPTEPSVVANDFCSAVFNTSDEVLKAAQLMVAIQLAHEPLVRKCVREMYMERAKISVTPTKKGMKEIDEGHVIYGLKYIKDKPVRDLVGDQFLKLIIAEEDKLITLSFSDTIEGNTTNNYIDEAKQLYYRDEFSKSVQDWNGLRTGSVEIALGRIIIPQLKKELRSNLLMEAKECVMKACCRKMYNWIKIAPYTCEFPKENDEDWNTSKGIRVMGLAYVPDPSQAAFTCIISPDGECTDYLRLPHLLKRKNSFRENEKMMKEADLLAINNFIATKKPHVIVISGESREALMIAADIKECISTLAKEEQFPTIQVEICDNELAKVYANSNRGVAEFRDYPDLLRQAISLARRIQDPLLEFSQLCTIDEEFLCLKYHPLQDQLSKEDLIENLNLEFINRINEVGVDLNRAVEQPYTANLVQFVCGLGPRKGQALIKILKQTNQRLENRTQLITACHMGPKVFVNCAGFIKIDTNSLGDSTEAYVEVLDGSRVHPETYEWARKMAVDALEYDDEDANPAGALEEILESPERLKDLDLDAFAEELERQGFGNKCITLYDIRAELNCRYKDLRIPYQSPNSEKLFDILTKETPETFYVGKLVLATVIGISHRKPQGDQLDQANPVRNDETGLWQCPFCLKNDFPELSEVWNHFDAGACPGKATGVRLRLDNGVSGYVHVKNLSDKHVANPEERVRAGQVIHCRIIKIEVERFSVECTSKTSDLLDKNHEWRPQRDVYYDTEAEEKDMKTEEETKKMQQRQTYVKRVIIHPSFHNVSFAEAEKLMQTVKQGEAIIRPSSKGSDHLTVTWKVTDNIYQHIDIREEGKENTFSLGRSLWIGNEEFEDLDEIIARHINPMSAYVSELLDFKYYKINVEGIKDKAEEILKEQKKQNPSGIPYIVSAAKNYPGKFLLSYLPRIRCRHEYVSITPEGFRFRGQMFSRVNDLFRWFKEHFRDPIPGQSTPGTPHGAMTSRTPYNVTPGVNGMNSDAIQRVAQSMPHHMLHSLSKVANQTPHHYPPYTPGAASVNNYGIYGSTPYTPSGQTPFMTPYHTPHHSPHQPQTPNHSQGPFLQPIPPAMNPNSHRTARSHKSVSNTSDTTNWTKAAEAWARAKQSTSKEFNTTPRYDESRKPPRNQETQNERATPRNRTPSAHTPSYKSPRGTPFSNSSPRSMSLSGDGTPLYDES